One Echinicola strongylocentroti DNA window includes the following coding sequences:
- the trpF gene encoding phosphoribosylanthranilate isomerase: MALKTFVKISTVNNLSDARYCAGMYVDLMGFNLEEGSKDFMSAEKYKELTEWLSGLKYVGEFESTHPDSILETVKEYPGLSYVQITEEAHLQMLVNTSYQLILKQEIQAMGQLEDLAGKAATYRENNILLLLESDNLEFNEEVSQLVKDIAGKCDLLLGFGLEAGVVETIINQTGIKGIALKGGDEIKPGLKDFDELADILEVLEEED, from the coding sequence ATGGCCCTTAAGACTTTTGTAAAAATCAGTACTGTCAACAACCTCAGTGATGCCCGCTACTGCGCTGGAATGTATGTCGACCTCATGGGGTTTAACCTAGAGGAAGGAAGCAAAGATTTTATGTCTGCGGAAAAGTACAAGGAATTAACAGAATGGCTGTCTGGATTGAAATATGTCGGGGAATTTGAGTCTACCCACCCTGACTCAATTTTGGAAACAGTGAAAGAATATCCGGGGCTCAGCTATGTGCAGATTACCGAAGAAGCTCATTTGCAGATGTTGGTCAATACCTCCTACCAGTTGATATTGAAGCAAGAAATCCAAGCAATGGGCCAACTGGAAGATTTGGCTGGTAAAGCAGCTACCTATCGTGAAAATAATATCCTACTTTTGCTCGAATCCGATAACCTGGAATTCAATGAGGAAGTAAGTCAGCTCGTCAAGGATATCGCCGGAAAATGTGATCTGCTGTTGGGTTTTGGGTTGGAAGCTGGGGTTGTCGAAACCATTATCAACCAAACTGGCATCAAAGGAATAGCACTCAAAGGTGGTGATGAGATTAAGCCTGGGCTCAAGGACTTTGATGAACTGGCTGATATACTGGAAGTGCTGGAAGAAGAAGACTAA